The following are encoded in a window of Hydrogenimonas thermophila genomic DNA:
- a CDS encoding Uma2 family endonuclease produces MTNLAYTEHYTYDDYVKWEGDWELIFGTAFAMAPAPVKKHQNLNVKITTQLEEYFEECSRCEVLIEEDYKISDDTVLRPDIAVVCDDLNETYISKAPEIVVEILSPSTARRDEKVKFDLYEFEKVKYYILVYPDDLKAKVFKHNGDRFIKEGDFFDEVYEFKDLKCKAKIDFNRVFRKYRKND; encoded by the coding sequence TATGATGATTATGTAAAGTGGGAAGGGGATTGGGAGCTGATATTTGGAACAGCTTTTGCGATGGCTCCGGCACCTGTAAAAAAGCATCAAAATCTAAATGTAAAAATTACTACTCAATTAGAAGAGTATTTTGAAGAGTGTAGTAGATGTGAAGTTTTGATTGAAGAGGATTATAAAATAAGTGATGATACTGTCTTAAGACCTGATATTGCAGTGGTTTGTGATGATTTGAATGAAACCTATATCTCAAAAGCTCCAGAGATTGTTGTGGAGATTTTAAGTCCTTCTACAGCAAGAAGAGATGAAAAAGTAAAGTTTGATCTATATGAGTTTGAAAAGGTAAAATATTATATATTAGTCTATCCAGATGATCTAAAAGCAAAAGTTTTCAAGCATAATGGAGATAGGTTCATAAAAGAGGGTGATTTTTTTGATGAGGTCTATGAGTTTAAGGATTTAAAGTGCAAAGCAAAGATAGATTTTAATAGAGTATTTAGGAAGTATAGAAAAAATGATTAA
- the ispG gene encoding flavodoxin-dependent (E)-4-hydroxy-3-methylbut-2-enyl-diphosphate synthase: MIKRYPTKKIYVGNVAVGGDAPISVQSMTYSRTADVAATVEQINRLHFAGADIVRVAVPDYEDAEALKEIRAQTSLPLVADIHFNYRLALIAAESVDCIRINPGNIGEKSRVKEVVKACQERNIPIRIGVNCGSLEKEFEDKYGQTAKGMVESALYNIKFLEDLGFTDIKVSLKASDVERTVEAYRTLRPLVDYPFHLGVTEAGTVFHATIKSAIGLGTLLLEGIGDTLRVSITGELEKEIEVGRAILKDSGAAKEGLNIISCPTCGRIEADLVKAVAEVEEKTKHIKTPLNVSVMGCVVNAIGEAKSADVAIAYGKGSGLVMVKGEVVAKLPEDKLVDRFLQEVENMAKEME, from the coding sequence ATGATTAAGAGATACCCAACTAAAAAGATTTATGTAGGAAATGTAGCTGTCGGTGGTGATGCACCAATATCGGTGCAGTCTATGACCTATTCACGTACTGCAGATGTTGCTGCTACTGTGGAGCAGATTAACCGTCTTCATTTTGCTGGAGCAGACATCGTTCGTGTGGCAGTGCCTGATTATGAAGATGCTGAGGCACTTAAAGAGATACGTGCACAAACCTCTTTGCCACTGGTGGCAGATATACATTTTAACTATCGTTTGGCATTGATTGCTGCTGAGAGTGTTGACTGTATTCGTATAAACCCTGGAAATATTGGTGAAAAATCTCGTGTCAAAGAGGTTGTAAAAGCTTGTCAAGAGAGAAATATTCCGATTAGAATCGGCGTTAATTGCGGAAGTTTGGAAAAAGAGTTTGAAGATAAGTATGGTCAAACAGCCAAAGGGATGGTAGAGTCGGCTCTTTATAACATCAAATTTTTAGAAGATCTAGGCTTTACAGATATCAAAGTTTCACTAAAAGCTAGTGATGTTGAACGAACGGTTGAAGCCTATAGAACCCTTAGACCTCTAGTTGATTATCCATTTCATTTAGGGGTTACAGAAGCTGGTACTGTATTTCACGCAACAATCAAGAGTGCCATAGGTTTAGGAACTTTACTGCTTGAAGGAATAGGAGATACACTTCGAGTCTCAATTACTGGTGAACTTGAAAAAGAGATTGAAGTAGGGCGTGCTATTCTTAAAGATAGTGGAGCTGCAAAAGAGGGGCTTAACATTATCTCCTGTCCTACCTGTGGGCGTATAGAAGCTGACCTTGTAAAAGCAGTAGCAGAAGTAGAAGAGAAAACCAAACATATAAAAACACCGTTAAATGTATCTGTAATGGGATGCGTAGTCAATGCCATCGGTGAAGCAAAAAGTGCAGATGTGGCAATAGCTTACGGCAAAGGAAGCGGTCTTGTGATGGTTAAAGGTGAAGTAGTTGCAAAACTGCCTGAAGATAAGCTGGTTGACCGCTTTTTACAAGAGGTAGAAAATATGGCTAAAGAAATGGAGTAA